From Juglans regia cultivar Chandler chromosome 9, Walnut 2.0, whole genome shotgun sequence:
TTTGACAAGGTGGACAAGTTTGGAGATGTGAACACGATGGCTGGCATTGATTGTCACGTAGAAACAAAGTCAAAGACCGACATCTGAAGAAATTTGAGGATCAAAAACAGTTTACTTTATTTACCTTTAGGAATGGTGGGAGGGGAGgtttgtgagttgagttgagttgaaaattgaaagttgaataaaatattgttataatattattttttaatattattattgtttaggatattaaaaaattgaattgttattatattttgtatggagatttgtaaaagttgtaattaataaaatgagatgagttgaaatactttttgtatccaaacataGCCTTCTAACCCttcccacaatatttttttttctttaaaaaaaaaaaggaaggtaCCCTAAGTTTATTGATAGCCTTAACTTTTGggggaggaaaaccgtggttacatgCTGACCCTGGGGGTGCCCCTTCCCACAATATAGTTGCTCTCCTTCCTGCCTTCTTTGGTTGGGGATTCTAATTAGTTTGTTGTCCATATGGGGTTGATATAGATCCGTTTGCTGAGGCAAATGCTGAGGACTCTGGTGCTGGTTCGAAAGAGTACGTGCACATTCGTGTACAGCAGCGGAATGGTAGGAAGAGCCTGACAACTGTCCAGGGGTTGAAGAAAGAATATAGCTACAACAAGATACTTAAGGACCTTAAGAAGGAGTTTTGCTGTAATGGTACAGTTGTCCAAGACCCAGAACTAGGACAGGTGGGTTTTTGACCTAGATGGTGCCTTCTCTGATCTTGTTTGTCGTCTTCAAATGCTGAAATTTCTTGTGTGCGATGCAAGTTTTGATATTATTGTGTGTATAGGTTATTCAACTTCAAGGTGATCAGCGAAAGAATGTGTCCACATTCCTTGTCCAGGTAACTACATACCATATCATAGATTTGTCTCGATGATGTTAGATATAGATTATTTACTTCCTTTTTTAAGTGAGTAGCCTTATCCAAATTATACTTATACCCTTTTTACCCTTATTGAAGTTCCTTCTTGCGGTTTAACATTTGTGTGATTCAGTTATTGTACTCTTATTTCTGTCTTTATTGTGGAGAACAGGCTGGCATTGTGAAAAAAGAACATATCAAGATTCATGGTTTCTGAGCTGCAGTAACTGAAAGCTCTGCATGGTTCATGCCCTCATATGTTAGTGCTTGATATGTTATCGACTTTTAATATGGTCATCCGGTTATGTCATTGAAGGGTCTAGTCTTTTCGCTTTTTACCTGTGTTTCTGGTGTGCTCTAGTTTATCTAGCAGCTGTGTAATGATGTGTGATAATTATGGAATTCTCATGAGTACTTGTGTCTTTGTCCTCAATAACAATCactttatcaaaaaatttatgCGAAATCTTATATTATCTTGCGTAAAATAGTAGGTTGTAGATTGTATGACCACATGGACCAGGTTTAGAGAACCTGGTCGTGGGTTTCTTTATATTACAATCCCTAATCAGTTCATTTTGATAAAGTGGGTACACTAAAGTTTTaaacaaacagaaaaaagtTATAGGATTTCATTCCTTAGAGAAATCTTCCCTAGTTCAAACCTTATTTATGTAGTAGCTAATTCTGAAGGATCATCAAATCTGTCCACCTTTTCCCCCTCGTATTTCTGACAAACATATGTATCTTTGTTTATGTTACATTTGTCCATATCAATAACAGCAAAAACAGAAACATCGTCAAGCAAAATCCTTGCCATTTGAATGAAAGACCCTCTAAAGGATCAACAATGAAGTCAtctttattctcttattttccatCAGATAGCGCTTATCAATTGAAGgtgaagtaattaaaaaaataaaaaataaaaaaaattgaaggtgCAGTAGTAATCAATACGACTAATTACTCATTGCTCGTAAACAACATAGACTCAATGCAACACCaaccaacaacaaaaacaaatggcTTGGTTTGTATGTGGTGACTATTTCATAGGatgaaaaaattcagaaatgCATTGGAAATTGGTGAATTGTATGATCTGGGATGGAAAGGCTCAAAAATATACTTGGAATAATAAGTATAATGATGGCACCTTCACTAGAGAAAGATTGGACAGGGGAGCTGTTGATATGGGTTGGTTTAGCTATTTCCAGAAGGTGAAAGTGGAAGGGTTAGTGGCAAGGAGTTTTGATCATAGACATTTACTGTTTTCATACTGACAGGATTATCATAGAAGGGGCTTTCATAACAGACCTTTTAAATATGAAGTTAGCTGGGGGTCTGAGGAAGAATGCAAGAAAGTTGTCGATGATGAATGAAATAAATGTGCTTTATCTATCAAACCTTTGAGGGATGTGCAAGAAAGTCTAAAACATTGTAGATCTCCCTTAATTACCTGGAGCAAACAACATTGTACTAATACagagaaggaaataaatgagaaatctgAGCTATTAAAACAGTTGCAAGATGATGTAGGGCAACACAATATTGAGGTCATATAGAATTTGCAAAGGGAGTTAGGGCTGTTATCATAGAAGGAAGATCTTAAGTAAAGGCAAAGGGCCAAAAGGCACCGATATCAACATGGAGATAGAAACACTCGTTCTTCCATGCTTGTGCCAcacaacaaaggaaaaaaaatcttattaaaaaaccAAGGATTCTGAGAGTCGAACAATGATTGAAGAGGTAGACATAGCAAGAGCTTTCAAGAATCACTTTCTAGCTATCTAAACTTCTTCAAAGCTCAGTGTAGTAGAGATAGAAACATGCCTTCAATCCATTGACAAAAGGGTGATAGATGGAACATAAATCTggaattgcattttttttctactGATGTTTATGAAGCCTTGatacaaatgaggccttagaAATCTCGAGGAATAGATGGCTTTGGAGCTAGATTTTACCAAGAGCATTGGAACACTGTCAGGTCTAAGGTATGCAGGATTGTGCTTGATTTTCTAAATGGTGGAAGCAGGCCCTATACTCTTAATCACACTCATATAGCTCTTATTCCAAAGCTTAATACTCCTCTGTCTGTAAATGATTATAGATCTATTTCACTTTGTAATGTcttatataaacttatataaaaagttttacCAAATAGGCTTAAATGTATATtgtttgatattatttatagcagtcaaagtgcatttgtaccaGGGAGATCCATTACAAATAATGTAATGGTGGCTTATGAGGTCCTACATTCaataaaatcaatgaaaaaaagaagtacTCGCAGGTTGGCCTTAAAATTTGACATGTCTAAGGCTCATGAAAGAATTGAGTGGTAGTTTCTTGAAGCCAAGATGAGAAAGCTGGGGTTTAATGAAAAGTGGGTCAAATTGGTGATGTAGTGTGTGGAATTAGTATCTTATTATGTATTGGTTAATGAAAAACATGGAGAGAAGTTTACTCCAACAAAAGGATTGAGGCAAATGGACCCACTGTCTCCTTACCTCTTCATCTTGTATGCTGAAGGATTGAGTTCCCTATTGAGTAAAGCTAAATAAAGTAGAGATATGAGAGGAGCAACAACAGCTAAGGGAGGTACTGAGATCACCCATATGCTATTTGCGTATGACTGTGTGATTTTTAGTAGAGCAAAGCTAGAAGATtggaaaaaaattcaagaagtACTTCGGTAGTATGAGCTTCTGTACAAGTGCGAAATCGATAGAAGACCTCTATTCTATTTAGCTCTAATACAAGTGAACTTATTCAAAGACAGATTATTCAAGATGCTGGAGCTATTATGTGTGGTGATTATGGTAAATATCTAGATCTGCTAACCATGGTTGGAAGGTCTAAATATAATACATTCTCCTACCAAAGAGAATGTGCATGGAGATTAATACTTGATTATCAAAATTTTGGTGGAACAATAAGCAAGAAGAGAAATGGGTACCCTGGAAGTGTTGAGAAAAAATGGATGAAACAAAGAATATGGGAGGAATGTGGTTTCGATATGTTGAGTATTTtaatagagtaattctacatacaactgtGAAGTACGTAAACGTTacgtaattgttttgaaaaaaagtgggatctactattaaaaaattaattttttcatgtgggtccatgttttattcacttttttcaaagtgattacgtggcagttgcacaattcacgattgtaaatatcttttctcatttcAATAGGGCTATGTTAACTAAACATGGTTGGAGATTGCTGTAAGAACCAAGTTCCTTGGTAGATacattttttaaggaaaaatactatagaaattctaaatttttaaaggCAAAACTTGGGCATTTTACatcttttatttggagaagtGTGTTGTCAGCTCAGGAACtattaaaagaaagaatgatTTTGGGAGTTGGTAATGGAAACGACATATCCATTCAAGGTCACAAGTGGCTTCCATAGTCAACTTCTTTCAAAGTTAAGGTCCCTGTAAAGATATTGGATGGAAATTTAAAAGTAAGGGACTTGGTGATTGAGGAATTTAACTACTGGAATAAAAAGcttatatatgagatttttgaaagagatgaagcAATTCAAATATGTAGTATTCCATTGAGCATAAAAGGGGTAGGGGATAAGGCAATTTGGAGTTACACGAAGGAAGGAGAATTTACTGTTAGAAGTGCATATCATTTGGGGAGaagtaagggaaaaaaaactatgGAGAATCTTCTAGTAGACAAACATAGAAATATATTTGGGAGAAGATTTGGAAGCAGACCATACCTAGCACAGTAAAACAGTTTCTTTGTAAGTCTTTAAATTCTATTCTTCCTACGAGGCAAAAGTTGTATCATAAGAAGATTTTGGGAGATGCTAAATATCCAATATGTTTCAAGAGGAAACAATTTTGCATGTCCTATGGTCTTGTCCTACAACAAGTGATGTGTGGGCAGAGAATCAAAGTCCAGTTTATAAGTGGTGCAGTAGTGGATTCATCTATGGGAAAGGATGCAAAAAAGCTTCAATCAGGAAAAATTAGAAGAACTAACAGTAATTTTTAAAGGAATTTGGACTAGAAGAAATAAAGCTATATTTGATAACAAGTTTGACAACACAAATAAAGTAATACAAGGTGCCTTATCTAATCTTGAAGAATCTCGAGAAACACAAAGGCTAAGAGTTGGGCAACATAATGGGCAAGGCTCAAGCAAAGTAGAAACTACTGGTTTCCACCTGCTGAAGACCAtactaaaatcaattttgatgCAACGCTGGATGTTACACATAAGAAAATGGGAATAGGTATAATTGCAAGAAATTACAAGAGAGAGATCCTGATTTCTTTGTGTGCTGCTAAGAAATTATAGGCCAACCTGTTCTTGCTGAATATTTTGCTTTCTGGAGGGCAGTGGAGCTTTGTAGAGAGCTTGATGTAAAAGATGTAAATTTTTAGGGTGATGCTCAAATGGTGGTCAAGGCTTAGGGGTGTAACTGATCTGGTTTGGGTCTGGTtttgagattattttagaaTCGAACCGGACAGTAGTTTTGAGAATTAAAGAATCGATACTGGACCGATTCACCCCCAAAATTAGTAGTTTCGATTTTACCAATTTCGGTTTGGTTTTCACGATTTTTCCAATGAACTAGCAAGGTTGGGCGCTAAGGAAGTTGAGCTCGGAACAACAAacctataaattttataaaaaaaaaaattgtctaaatataaaaatgatatgatatgcaacaaaaaaataagagttatAGTAAAACTATTATAGTATACATACATTATTTATAAGaatcatattatcatatatgttagtaataatataatagttacataaaattaaaattaaaagtaaaagattttgttatattaattttatgttataaaattaaaatttatatattataccaaatgttataataagatttataagaataacttttattttatgttgtatcaaatgttaaactaattttatattattagattattatacatgaattttaagattttaagatttaatattagattaattagaaatttagtatataatatatataatataaataaatcatataagaacttatttatatataataaagataatatatatatatatatatgaaccagtccggtctgatttaaaacaaaccaaaattgaaatcggttttgaaaaaatgaaaccaGTACTAAATCAAACCGGTTTTACACCGGACCAAATACACTGATCCGGTTCGGTTCATGCAGTTTACCAGCTTTTATTCTCAATCCTACGTACGAGATGGTAAGGACAAATAGTCATGGATAGGTCAGTTAATAGATGACATAAAACATGTTTTCTCTCACAAATTAAATTGGGATGCTCGATCGTCTACAGAGAAAAAATCAATGTGGTTCATAGATTGTCCAAGAGGGCTTTACAGTTACAAGGAGAGCAATGTTAGATTGAAGATAGACcaattgaaatttttcatttataataaaagatatggcttgtaatgattaattcttttattgtaatgaatgaaaaggggAGTTCCgagtttcaaaaataaataaatgaatgcacagttaaaaaaaaatgtacagtaaaaaacGCACagaaaaactacaaaaaaatgaacaaaacaaacgCACAAAAAAGAAACGCACAGAAAAAAATGCAcagatattaatttttcattgtgAATGCACAGTAAAAAAAAGGCACtagaaaaaaatcagaaaaaagaTGGACACAACAAAAGCACCAAAAAGAAACGCACAGGAAAAACGAATAAAAAAAGGCACCGAAAAAACGCATAAAAAAGAAACGCACCACaaaaaaaggcacaaaaagaAACGCCCAGAAAAAACGCACAGAAAAAACGCACAAATAAGAAACGCACAGAAAAAACGCACCAAACAGAAACGCATGGAAAAACGCACAAATAAGAAACGCACAGAAAAAAACGCACGAAAAAGAAACGCACAGAAAAAACGcaccaaaatttaaaaatacgcACGAACAGAAAAATGTAAGGGCATTAAAGTTTGTACGGACATTAAcaattttgatcattttcacttattttttaatcaattcaacgtttttaattaattttcttaatcgGAGTGTAAATGATCAGAATTAGATAACTTAATAAAGGTACTGCAAATTAACAATTTTGTAATTTGCaacataaatgaaaacaaatcgacaattaactaaaaaaataaaataaaataaataaataaaatattgtagaaAATCGTTAGTTACAAAAAGAAACCAACAAGTCGGCAATGGCATGCATGCCTGTCATCACAATTATAAATGTTACTGATCAGTCTTAACATAACATGGTTGAAacgataaatattaataatatatctactACATCAATcatttaaacatataatatcaatttaattGGTTGTCACATCATATGTACGTGTTACATGAACATTGCATTTATGATGTTTAAAAGTTAGGAGgtgtttgaatttagagatgagttgagatggtttatgaaaagtagaataaaaattaaattatttattatattttatataaaaatttgataaagttgttttaagagttgaaaaaattaaattatttattatattttatgtaaaaatttgaaaaaattataatattaagataaaataaaatgatatgagttgaTGTGATTTTTAAATGCAAATGAGACCTAATGTTTTGTACATATCCAAAATCCTGATAAGCATATATATGCAAACTGTGAGAAAGGGTCATCTTGTACATATCTTGGACTTTTTTGTGCTTTAACAAAGAAAAGTGATGAAATGCCTAATTTCTTGTCTTCTATATCGTCGTATgctcaattattatatatatatatatatatactagcggttgggtaatgtgcgaggcacatttgcccagttaaaaaataaattattttgtaaaatataaatatgttttggattaaaaaaaagaaaatgtaatcataagtaaaataagtagtatatagagaatttttttatgaactcaatttctgtacctaacaagtgaaaagagatgtggagaatttttgtgatagtgatagtacttcactgcataaatcaaagcaatccaaccgaagaaaaaaaaatgagaagtggtaaaatgaagggttggatttaaatcttaaaaattttaatgtaccagcagcagcttcgtctttcaaaaaacaacacacgtagacatcatatccttagatatgatttggatcgatgtattaatagtagtgacatggtttgtgaatagtaatatataaaattatttggattaagatgtttgatttgattgtagaaaatgagagaaaaaaagttaaaataaaaatattataaaagttaaaatattattggaatataattttttaatgtagtttttgttttaaatttaaaaaatttatatttaagaaaattgtaatgattagattaacaaataaaaaaatattttatatttaaataatattttaaaaaatatataaaagtttctgaaaacttaagaatctattaatctcttcctcgaactcaataattttgtttgagaagagatagattgtcaattccctcctgatccaatgatgttgtaaattttttatttttttaaaaatgtttatgatgattaaaaaaatacatgaaaaaaagaaaagaaaaataaaaaaatgaaatacatattcatgacatattttcaggttacttttttattagttgtagcagttctctttagttaattaagaatattatcatatttaaattatgttaaaactctaattatttatatagttatacttttttaaaaatatttaacaaaatttcattatttatttaatgatgaaatattagtattttataaatggcttggttattttgaaattagtggtacttgtgtaaaatcctgtatggcgtaagattttctaattgataaaagaaaagcacgtttgccacatctgtcaaattgaagaaaaaaataaagtgtaatttcaaatattaaaatagtctaatgtataagaataaaattattatttatttatgttcatcatttattatgaaatttaaattatattaaaaattcaaattaattagatagtttttttctcttaaaaatgtacagtaaaatttcatcatttatttaatgataaaaaattagtattgtataaattaaagttgatttttagtgtatgatataataaacagtaatagaatatgcgaaaaaaacatgcgaagaaaaaaaaaacaacttctttattgatcatttaaaacttaaaaattaatatttttttcactttttctttcttcctctctctcattccttatgcacgattgcggtattacgtcgcacattagCATTCacacgaataaaaaaaaaaatctttactgttcatcgtTTATCATACAGTTGATGAatagaaataagataagattaaaaaaaaaaaaaaaaaaaaaaaaaaaaaaaaaaaaaaaaaaaaaaaaaaaaaaaaaaaaaaaaaaacggcagATTTAGAGTTACTGTtcacgatgaacagtaatgaatagtagtaacaTTATACgcacttttaagtataggcagatatatatatatatatatagtgagaaGAACAATGACAAAAGCGTACCCATCCAAGGATAGTACTTGCTGAACTTGCTCCAATATTTTTGGTTCTttatatagaattatatattgagatattcttaaatatttgtgaatagtaataaaaaaataataaaaaataataaataaaataaaaaataataaataaaataaaataataaatagaagtaAAATATTCTACAGATaccttaataattaaattaggtttaatttttcttgggatcagatcatatatatgtattagtttATGAAACGACGTGCCAAATGTCCAACTacctattttgattttaataatttgCTTTAAACGCATGCTTCATCTTGGCCCCATTTTTTGCAGGGACAAAAAAGATTGTGCCATAAAGCTGAGTATTTTAAGATCATAATATATTCtatatgaataatgctattatattgttttattttatttttttatttttatcgtttatatattttatttttttatttaattttatttattgattaaaaaagttactattaatatatttattattattatttaaaatatttaaatatgctaaaaatatatataaaaataaaaattatactaatagaCACGCTCAACTATTAAAATTAAGGACATACTGGCACTATCCATTATATATTGACCATCTAACATGAGACGTAATGATGTTTCAAGGCCCCGAGAAGTCAAGGTGCACTGCACTACATGTCATCTTTGACCCCTATTGTGTCctgcatgcatgttttcaaGGCATTAATTTGTCCCGGATTACCGATTTCTCTCGTACTTAATTGTTTTGTGTGGGCATAATTATTTTGTGATGATTGGAGAACTCATATAAAAAGagagttttgttatgaaaaattctaaatataagccTCACATCCTGTAcatccatttaaaaatatgtgattttatttttttatctttatatttcatattgaattcaatatgataAATCACagtatattttgttatatactGTACGTTTATAATCtcattttcaattcatcttcatcattataatttttttaaattttaatataaaatataataaacgattcaatttttttaaattttaaaataataataatattaaaaaataatattttatcatc
This genomic window contains:
- the LOC108993512 gene encoding protein translation factor SUI1 homolog 1-like, producing MSELDAQIPTAFDPFAEANAEDSGAGSKEYVHIRVQQRNGRKSLTTVQGLKKEYSYNKILKDLKKEFCCNGTVVQDPELGQVIQLQGDQRKNVSTFLVQAGIVKKEHIKIHGF